In one window of Sandaracinaceae bacterium DNA:
- the kdsB gene encoding 3-deoxy-manno-octulosonate cytidylyltransferase, with protein MTRFHVVVPARYASERLPGKPLSDIGGAPMVVRCMQVAQRAGAERVLAAVDDARIAEAVEQAGFVAVMTSPDHASGTDRLAEVAAKEGFGDEDIVVNLQGDEPLVPPALLSALASALELHPRTGIATMATPIREAASLFTESVVKVVTDDAGFALTFSRAPIPWVRGVFPTESLPDGVPFLRHLGLYAYRASTLRQVSAAPQAAIEKAESLEQLRALAMGIRIHVTVLDEAPPHGVDTPEDLERVRSLLA; from the coding sequence ATGACGCGCTTCCACGTCGTCGTGCCGGCCCGGTACGCCTCGGAGCGCCTGCCGGGCAAGCCGCTCAGCGACATCGGCGGTGCGCCGATGGTCGTGCGCTGCATGCAGGTCGCGCAGCGCGCGGGGGCGGAGCGCGTGCTCGCCGCGGTCGACGACGCGCGCATCGCCGAGGCCGTCGAGCAGGCAGGCTTCGTGGCGGTGATGACGTCGCCGGATCACGCGAGCGGCACCGACCGGCTCGCCGAGGTGGCCGCGAAGGAGGGCTTCGGGGACGAGGACATCGTCGTGAACCTGCAGGGCGACGAGCCACTCGTCCCGCCCGCCCTCCTGTCGGCGCTCGCCTCCGCGCTCGAGCTACACCCGCGGACCGGCATCGCGACCATGGCCACACCCATCCGCGAGGCGGCGTCGCTCTTCACCGAGAGCGTCGTCAAGGTCGTGACCGACGACGCGGGCTTCGCGCTGACCTTCAGCCGCGCGCCGATCCCGTGGGTCCGCGGCGTCTTCCCCACCGAGTCCCTGCCCGACGGCGTGCCTTTCCTGCGGCACCTGGGCCTCTACGCCTACCGCGCCTCGACCCTGCGTCAGGTGAGCGCGGCGCCGCAGGCTGCGATCGAGAAGGCCGAGTCGCTCGAGCAGCTCCGCGCGCTCGCGATGGGCATCCGGATTCACGTCACGGTCCTCGACGAGGCGCCCCCCCACGGCGTCGACACCCCCGAAGACCTCGAGCGGGTGCGCTCGCTGCTCGCGTAG
- a CDS encoding capsular biosynthesis protein: MLPDFGITHALLLQGPAGPFMRRFAEDLRDAGIATTKVHFHAGEAVFFRGPDAVAFRGRFDEFASFVDGLMEERGIDGVFAFGDCRPLHRVAFEVAERRGAKTWALEEGYLRPDWITVERWGVNGNSRMPRDPSFYRALDLPEPDSPTRVGPSFHYTSWYSTLAALAFTHLNRGFPHYRHHRPLNAWYHTFVWCRNVVRKKRFQLAERGMLERFTGELSGRYFFVPLQVHCDFQLQHSPFEDVLEFVHEVVATFAERAHPEHHLLLKHHPMDRAYREYGALFRELARRHDLEGRLHYCHDLHLPSLLRHAIGTITINSTVGLSSIHHQTPVVCLGTAVYDMPGLTHQGDLASFLDGRQPPDGTLYEQFRRYLLATNQVNGSFYRRLPGFSRGAGLRWFPNPPPA, encoded by the coding sequence GTGCTCCCTGACTTCGGAATTACCCACGCGCTCCTCCTCCAGGGCCCGGCGGGGCCCTTCATGCGTCGGTTCGCCGAGGACCTCCGCGACGCCGGCATCGCGACCACCAAGGTCCACTTCCACGCCGGCGAGGCCGTGTTCTTTCGCGGCCCGGACGCCGTCGCGTTCCGCGGTCGCTTCGATGAGTTCGCCTCGTTCGTCGACGGCCTCATGGAGGAGCGGGGAATCGACGGGGTGTTCGCGTTCGGTGACTGCCGGCCGCTTCATCGCGTGGCGTTCGAGGTGGCCGAGCGACGTGGCGCGAAGACGTGGGCGCTCGAGGAAGGGTATCTCCGTCCGGACTGGATCACCGTCGAGCGCTGGGGAGTCAACGGGAATTCCCGCATGCCCCGCGACCCGAGCTTTTATCGCGCGCTCGATCTGCCCGAGCCGGACTCGCCAACGCGCGTGGGCCCCTCCTTCCACTACACCAGCTGGTACTCGACGCTCGCGGCGCTCGCGTTCACCCACCTCAACCGTGGGTTCCCGCACTACCGGCATCACAGGCCCCTGAACGCCTGGTACCACACCTTCGTCTGGTGCCGGAACGTAGTTCGGAAGAAGCGTTTCCAGCTCGCCGAGCGGGGGATGCTCGAACGCTTCACGGGCGAGCTGTCAGGCCGCTACTTCTTCGTCCCCCTTCAGGTCCACTGCGACTTTCAGCTGCAGCACTCCCCCTTTGAAGACGTGCTCGAGTTCGTGCACGAGGTCGTCGCCACCTTCGCGGAGCGGGCGCACCCCGAACACCATCTCCTCCTCAAACACCACCCGATGGACCGGGCGTATCGCGAGTACGGAGCGCTCTTTCGCGAGCTCGCCCGGCGGCACGACCTCGAAGGTCGACTGCACTACTGTCACGACCTTCATCTCCCGAGCCTGCTGAGACACGCGATCGGAACGATCACGATCAACAGCACGGTGGGCCTGTCTTCCATTCACCATCAGACGCCCGTCGTCTGCCTCGGCACGGCCGTCTACGACATGCCGGGTTTGACCCACCAGGGCGACCTGGCGAGCTTCCTGGACGGACGCCAGCCGCCCGACGGGACGCTCTACGAACAGTTTCGGCGGTACCTGCTCGCGACCAACCAGGTGAACGGTAGCTTCTACAGGCGCTTGCCGGGTTTCTCGCGCGGGGCTGGCCTGCGTTGGTTCCCCAATCCACCTCCGGCTTGA
- a CDS encoding class I SAM-dependent methyltransferase has translation MSSSSKRDAARGQYRTTVTDWSRVAPYIRYRYERARERLPATGTVYELGCGIGVGLAYLARTRPDLRFVGFEMSEGAVEYGREQFAQVKNLRLEVIGDVGALAQQLDPGAFLVALEVLEHLDDETLTKFKVDVMSRVDEVVFSFPYNQQNIEGTDHLQSFDIYDIFEIFPGFETIFMRRGSIKFIGHWRRAPRAYLREALGIGGEAKSVQAIANVEARRDPPSTTRRSGARRGWLARLGRRLVDA, from the coding sequence ATGTCCAGCTCGAGCAAGCGCGACGCAGCGCGAGGCCAGTACCGAACCACGGTGACGGACTGGTCGCGCGTGGCCCCCTACATCCGGTACCGCTACGAGCGCGCCCGCGAGCGTCTGCCCGCCACGGGGACCGTCTACGAGCTGGGGTGCGGCATCGGCGTCGGGCTCGCCTATCTGGCCCGCACACGGCCCGATCTGCGATTCGTCGGATTCGAGATGAGCGAGGGGGCCGTCGAGTACGGCCGCGAGCAGTTCGCGCAGGTGAAGAACCTACGGCTCGAGGTCATCGGCGATGTGGGCGCGCTCGCCCAGCAGCTCGATCCGGGCGCCTTCCTCGTCGCGCTGGAGGTCCTCGAGCATCTCGACGACGAGACGCTGACGAAGTTCAAGGTCGACGTGATGTCCCGGGTCGACGAGGTGGTGTTCTCCTTCCCCTACAATCAGCAGAACATCGAGGGCACCGACCACCTCCAGTCTTTCGACATCTATGACATCTTCGAGATCTTCCCCGGCTTCGAGACGATCTTCATGCGCCGAGGGTCGATCAAGTTCATCGGACACTGGCGCCGCGCCCCCAGGGCGTACCTGCGAGAGGCGCTGGGCATCGGCGGCGAAGCCAAGTCGGTCCAGGCCATCGCCAACGTCGAAGCGCGTCGGGATCCGCCTTCAACGACCCGTCGAAGCGGCGCGCGTAGGGGATGGCTCGCCCGACTCGGGCGGCGCCTGGTCGATGCGTAG
- a CDS encoding right-handed parallel beta-helix repeat-containing protein: MALLLSPTSCATAPERVRAPAAAEACIRVEDLPMQVVGGDQRIVHLGDGPGWAGRRVTLCPRDRPLRRMRFKVRQSGVSLDCGGNELSGEGETDADRMPWALDVDRSLVPAPSDVTITNCTFRGYRRGLVFAGPDITDFDPQKRLRRFRVHDVRILDAAGEAIYIGAHTRDVTLERVEVRNATLTAVYLDAYSRGTVIRDSVFVHNGWSRCSLGREAIAIDASTNNLIVGNHFEDNRFAAIALYKNCGESDTPRNQPADHNRIEGNSFRGHCSESGAAVILASRQGVDLSTNDCLSDVCLDPPVWGARRRDHARFNTVAFNRFEGNRYDARILDGYNRFVGNWLGERGCEAGEGPRVLVGSELLAAIGEPIEGVSVARNRSLTEGWLRIDQAPPESGEPSPTRAASTGR; encoded by the coding sequence GTGGCGCTGCTGCTGTCGCCAACGAGCTGTGCGACGGCGCCAGAACGGGTTCGCGCCCCTGCGGCCGCCGAGGCGTGCATTCGCGTCGAAGACCTGCCGATGCAAGTGGTCGGGGGAGATCAACGCATCGTGCATCTCGGAGACGGCCCGGGGTGGGCGGGTCGGCGCGTGACCCTCTGTCCACGGGACAGACCGTTGCGCCGGATGCGGTTCAAGGTCAGGCAGTCCGGAGTCAGCCTTGACTGCGGTGGAAACGAGCTCTCGGGCGAAGGCGAGACGGACGCGGATCGCATGCCCTGGGCGCTGGACGTCGATCGAAGCCTCGTACCGGCGCCATCAGACGTGACCATCACGAACTGCACCTTTCGCGGCTACAGACGCGGGCTCGTGTTCGCCGGGCCCGACATCACCGACTTCGATCCGCAGAAGCGGCTGCGACGCTTCCGCGTCCACGACGTGCGGATCCTCGACGCGGCGGGAGAAGCCATCTACATCGGCGCCCACACGCGGGACGTGACTCTCGAACGCGTGGAGGTGCGGAACGCCACGCTGACGGCCGTGTACCTGGATGCCTACAGTCGGGGCACGGTCATCCGCGACAGCGTGTTCGTTCACAACGGTTGGTCGCGGTGCAGCCTGGGCCGCGAGGCCATCGCGATCGACGCATCCACGAACAACCTCATCGTCGGGAATCACTTCGAGGACAATCGCTTCGCGGCGATCGCGCTGTACAAGAACTGCGGCGAGAGCGACACGCCTCGCAACCAGCCCGCCGACCACAACAGGATCGAAGGGAATTCGTTCCGAGGCCACTGCTCCGAGTCGGGCGCGGCGGTGATCCTCGCGTCTCGCCAGGGCGTCGATCTGAGCACCAACGACTGCCTCTCCGACGTATGTCTGGACCCACCAGTCTGGGGCGCCCGGAGACGAGACCACGCCCGCTTCAACACCGTCGCGTTCAACCGCTTCGAGGGCAACCGCTACGATGCGCGGATCCTCGATGGCTACAACCGATTCGTCGGCAACTGGCTGGGCGAGCGGGGATGCGAAGCGGGCGAGGGGCCACGCGTGCTCGTAGGGAGCGAGCTGCTCGCGGCGATTGGCGAACCGATCGAGGGCGTGAGCGTCGCGAGGAATCGCTCGCTCACGGAGGGGTGGCTACGCATCGACCAGGCGCCGCCCGAGTCGGGCGAGCCATCCCCTACGCGCGCCGCTTCGACGGGTCGTTGA
- a CDS encoding glycosyltransferase family 4 protein: MLTFRVLLLGFGGSPTMLVNHVLSSEARSGIFDAIFAYFERFKPPGAELAVSTAPLAGADLHHFHRPHLETDLGDRAVVTVHHDPRDPDPWVLWDRFAPRYAEARHVVCLNSGQRRFLEERGLTRSSVIPHGYNADVLTPKEAGLEDGPITLGVVSKFYERRVKGEALLMEIARRLHPDSFRWLLVGENRLVTAEALSQLGYEVRLFDHLPYRLFGRLYHEMDFLLVCSTFEGGPANIPEALGTATPVISTRVGFAPDLVEDEESGLLLSGDPDRDAKRIWRLADVDDPLRATLAAGARRAREETPTWREVVTRHFELYEALLGGTR, from the coding sequence GTGCTAACTTTTCGCGTCTTACTTCTTGGCTTTGGGGGCTCTCCGACCATGCTGGTCAACCACGTCCTCTCGAGTGAAGCCCGCTCGGGCATCTTCGACGCGATCTTCGCCTACTTCGAGCGCTTCAAGCCACCTGGGGCGGAGCTGGCGGTGTCGACGGCGCCGCTCGCGGGCGCCGACCTCCACCACTTCCACCGGCCGCACCTCGAGACAGACCTGGGCGACAGAGCGGTGGTCACCGTTCACCATGATCCCCGCGACCCCGACCCCTGGGTTCTCTGGGACCGCTTCGCGCCTCGCTACGCCGAGGCTCGCCACGTCGTCTGCCTCAACAGTGGCCAGCGACGCTTCCTCGAAGAGCGTGGGCTGACGCGGTCCAGCGTCATCCCCCACGGCTACAACGCCGACGTGCTCACCCCGAAGGAGGCCGGGCTCGAGGACGGCCCCATCACTCTGGGGGTGGTCTCCAAGTTCTACGAGCGCAGGGTCAAGGGCGAGGCTCTCCTCATGGAGATCGCGCGGCGCCTCCATCCGGACTCCTTCCGATGGCTCCTCGTGGGGGAGAACCGGCTCGTGACCGCGGAGGCGCTGAGCCAGCTCGGGTACGAGGTCCGCCTCTTCGATCACCTCCCCTACCGGCTCTTCGGTCGGCTCTACCACGAGATGGACTTTCTCCTGGTATGCAGCACGTTCGAAGGGGGCCCCGCGAACATCCCGGAGGCTCTCGGCACGGCTACGCCGGTGATCTCGACCCGGGTCGGATTCGCTCCCGATCTCGTCGAGGACGAGGAGAGCGGCCTCCTCCTTTCGGGCGACCCCGACCGCGACGCGAAGCGCATCTGGCGCCTCGCGGACGTCGACGATCCTCTCCGTGCCACTCTGGCCGCGGGTGCGCGACGCGCCCGCGAGGAGACGCCGACGTGGCGGGAGGTGGTGACCCGGCACTTCGAGCTCTACGAGGCGCTGCTCGGAGGTACCCGATGA
- the pstA gene encoding phosphate ABC transporter permease PstA codes for MKLTGGDWILAGATGLSVALVLALMLIVLGQVVVLGAPSISVAFLTEGPSADLIGGGIWPAIWGTVMMTLLMTVAVVPVGILTGVYLAEYAPRGSRLAAWVRAAVVNLAGVPSIVFGLFGLGFFILFVGRGLDALLYDGQPVWGKPAVLWSSLTLAVLTLPVVIVTTEEALRAVPQDLRSAALALGATRFQTVFQIVVPNARGGILTGIILAVSRGAGEVAPILFTGAASYLPSLPTDLRDMFMHLGYHVYALSTQSPNVDAARGSLFGTVFVLLALTFSLNLTAMVIRARSRR; via the coding sequence GTGAAGCTCACCGGCGGCGACTGGATCCTCGCGGGCGCCACGGGCCTGAGCGTCGCGCTCGTGCTCGCCCTGATGCTCATCGTGCTCGGGCAGGTCGTCGTGCTCGGGGCGCCGTCGATCAGCGTCGCCTTCCTCACCGAGGGCCCCTCGGCCGATCTCATCGGGGGCGGCATCTGGCCCGCCATCTGGGGCACCGTGATGATGACCCTCCTGATGACCGTCGCGGTCGTCCCGGTGGGCATCCTGACCGGCGTCTACCTCGCCGAGTACGCCCCGCGCGGCTCGCGCCTCGCGGCCTGGGTGCGCGCCGCGGTCGTGAACCTCGCGGGCGTCCCGTCGATCGTCTTCGGTCTCTTCGGCCTCGGCTTCTTCATCCTCTTCGTCGGCCGCGGCCTGGACGCGCTCCTCTACGACGGCCAGCCCGTCTGGGGGAAGCCGGCCGTCCTCTGGAGCTCCCTGACCCTGGCCGTGCTGACCCTGCCCGTCGTCATCGTGACCACCGAGGAGGCCTTGCGCGCCGTGCCGCAGGACCTCCGCTCGGCCGCGCTCGCGCTCGGGGCCACGCGCTTCCAGACCGTCTTCCAGATCGTCGTGCCGAACGCGCGGGGCGGCATCCTGACCGGCATCATCCTCGCCGTCAGCCGCGGCGCGGGCGAGGTCGCGCCCATCCTCTTCACCGGCGCGGCGAGCTACCTGCCGAGCCTGCCGACCGACCTCCGCGACATGTTCATGCACCTCGGCTACCACGTGTACGCCCTGAGCACGCAGAGCCCGAACGTCGACGCCGCGCGCGGCAGCCTCTTCGGGACCGTCTTCGTCCTCCTGGCGCTCACCTTCTCGCTCAACCTGACGGCCATGGTCATCCGCGCGCGCAGCCGCCGCTGA
- the pstC gene encoding phosphate ABC transporter permease subunit PstC encodes MSRADEAAEGGPLPLGRGPTTPLSHRLAERAITAVAFLAIAAIALIFAFILKEALPLFWETALWPDIGGLDALFLPREWPGYEDAVFVWQPVGAPSKLNVVPLLVGTLKVTTVAMFISVPMGVGSAIFVSQYAPRAAREILKPCLELLASIPSVVLGFFALIVLATWLQDAFGFTYRLNAVVAALGLSLAVIPMIFTISEDALRAVPRELSEAAMALGARKWQTTLRVVLPAALPGIAAAVILGFGRAIGETMVVLMASGNAAVMELFDPTTSARTVTATIAAELGEVAQGDPHWRVLFLLGVLLFLITFALNRLGAAVIARLHRRLTAGARA; translated from the coding sequence ATGAGCCGAGCCGATGAGGCGGCAGAGGGCGGCCCGCTCCCGCTCGGGCGAGGCCCGACCACCCCGCTGTCCCATCGCCTCGCCGAGCGCGCGATCACCGCCGTCGCCTTCCTCGCGATCGCGGCCATCGCCCTCATCTTCGCGTTCATCCTCAAGGAGGCCTTGCCTCTCTTCTGGGAGACCGCGCTCTGGCCCGACATCGGCGGCCTCGACGCGCTGTTCCTGCCGCGCGAGTGGCCCGGCTACGAGGACGCGGTCTTCGTCTGGCAGCCCGTCGGCGCGCCGTCGAAGCTCAACGTCGTCCCCCTCCTGGTCGGCACCCTCAAGGTGACCACCGTCGCCATGTTCATCAGCGTCCCGATGGGCGTCGGCTCCGCGATCTTCGTCTCGCAGTACGCGCCGCGCGCCGCGCGGGAGATCCTCAAGCCCTGCCTCGAGCTGCTCGCGTCGATCCCGAGCGTCGTGCTCGGCTTCTTCGCGCTCATCGTGCTCGCGACCTGGCTCCAGGACGCGTTCGGCTTCACCTACCGGCTCAACGCCGTCGTCGCCGCGCTCGGGCTGAGCCTCGCCGTGATCCCGATGATCTTCACCATCAGCGAGGACGCGCTGCGCGCCGTGCCGCGGGAGCTGAGCGAGGCGGCGATGGCGCTGGGCGCGCGCAAGTGGCAGACGACCCTGCGCGTCGTCCTCCCCGCCGCGCTCCCCGGCATCGCGGCCGCGGTGATCCTCGGCTTCGGCCGCGCGATCGGCGAGACCATGGTCGTGCTCATGGCGTCCGGCAACGCCGCGGTCATGGAGCTGTTCGACCCGACCACCAGCGCCCGCACCGTGACGGCGACCATCGCGGCGGAGCTCGGCGAGGTCGCGCAGGGCGACCCTCACTGGCGCGTCCTGTTCCTCCTCGGCGTGCTGCTCTTCCTGATCACCTTCGCGCTCAACCGCCTCGGCGCGGCCGTCATCGCGCGCCTCCACCGGCGCCTCACCGCGGGGGCCCGGGCGTGA
- a CDS encoding phosphate ABC transporter substrate-binding protein — protein sequence MNRPSVILFALAAVFCGVACSGDAQGAARLSVRGSDTMVILTQRWAEDYMRAHPETTIQVTGGGSGTGLAALINGTTDLATASRPITERERRNLERNRAVEARGVPVAIDAVAVYVHRDNPIESLTLAQLAALFRGQIDDWAQLGGAPGRVVLYSRENSSGTYAYFKERVLQDRDFASEAQTLPGTAAVIHAISRDPVGVGYGGIGFGEGVRAVPIVTDDGRAVAPTAESALDGSYPLSRPLLIYTAGAPRGVAADFIAWARSPDGQRLVDAAGYYPLPQVRTARVSP from the coding sequence ATGAACCGCCCGTCCGTGATCCTCTTCGCGCTCGCGGCCGTCTTCTGCGGCGTCGCCTGCAGTGGAGACGCGCAGGGCGCGGCGCGGCTCAGCGTCCGTGGGTCGGACACCATGGTGATCCTCACCCAGCGCTGGGCCGAGGACTACATGCGGGCCCACCCCGAGACGACCATCCAGGTCACGGGCGGGGGCAGCGGCACCGGGCTCGCCGCCCTCATCAACGGCACCACCGACCTCGCGACCGCGAGCCGCCCCATCACCGAGCGCGAGCGGCGCAACCTCGAGCGCAACCGGGCGGTCGAGGCGCGCGGCGTGCCCGTCGCCATCGACGCCGTCGCCGTGTACGTGCACCGCGACAACCCCATCGAGTCGCTGACCCTCGCCCAGCTCGCGGCCCTCTTCCGGGGCCAGATCGACGACTGGGCGCAGCTCGGCGGAGCGCCGGGCCGCGTCGTGCTCTACAGCCGCGAGAACAGCTCCGGCACCTACGCCTACTTCAAGGAGCGCGTGCTCCAGGACCGCGACTTCGCGAGCGAGGCCCAGACCCTGCCCGGCACCGCGGCCGTCATCCACGCCATCAGCCGCGACCCCGTCGGCGTCGGCTACGGCGGTATCGGCTTCGGCGAGGGCGTGCGCGCGGTGCCGATCGTGACCGACGACGGACGGGCCGTCGCCCCCACCGCCGAGAGCGCGCTCGACGGCAGCTACCCGCTGTCACGACCCTTGCTCATCTACACGGCCGGCGCGCCGCGCGGCGTCGCCGCCGACTTCATCGCCTGGGCGCGCAGCCCGGACGGCCAGCGGCTCGTGGACGCGGCGGGCTACTACCCCCTGCCGCAGGTCCGCACCGCGCGGGTCTCTCCATGA
- a CDS encoding TonB family protein, whose amino-acid sequence MSRLRWLLALALGLWLSAGAAHAQDGSEEAPPEEAPPAQPALTPPSLIEAPPVSLPEGADPLPDDASVELQITIAADGTVSEVQVLTPLREDVDALVMEAAQQMRFEPATRDGAPIPARVRFRYRITPPAPPPEEAPPEERRSAAEAMQAEAPLGGDPTGLDVSEMEADVQELGVTAVTDRVEPGAAERITLSAEELTTVPGTFGEPLRVVATLPGVARSPFGLGFFLVRGAAFNNTGFFVDGFPVPLLYHLGAGPAVISSRLVSELNFYPGGYPAMFGRFSAGVISVETEAPDVRSPRGELEIDIFRASLLAVIPFDEQRGSIAVAFRRSYYDLLLPLVVDGLDINYTDYQVRTDYRVDSRMSLSLFVFGSDDVLDQTGSFGGGMASEGVQTRLGYDFQRIIGRIDLRLPHRARVRLSGMLGRDGNTFTNSSPGSDPLVFALQNSYAAFRLDAQIPWIDELETRFGLDINATLFDVNATAFVPNGLGQYPAPLFTPQAAPIDLTVVRALGAFYVDQIIRLGPVEISAAGRFDYMRYGDVSEVFPDPRLVVRWQVVPELLLKAASGLFTQPPSVFQITRQTGSADLAPNRAWQSSAGLELTLPERIEVHTTGFYSQMFDISRQVNRVISTPEGPRRQFFVADGEGRAYGLELLIRRKVERGLYGWLSYTLSRSERRNDGGTWEPFVFDQTHILNLAASYAFDGWRFGAAFQLATGRPTSTLVGTIQDLDEDGFDPSFRDMGERLDTFTRLDIRIDRDFDIGPIRGSIYLDVQNVYNATNNEGVLFSFDYAQKANLPGLPILPAIGIRGILE is encoded by the coding sequence GTGAGTCGGTTGCGGTGGCTGCTCGCGCTCGCGCTGGGCCTCTGGCTGTCGGCGGGCGCCGCGCATGCGCAAGATGGCTCCGAGGAGGCGCCGCCCGAAGAGGCCCCCCCGGCGCAGCCCGCGTTGACGCCGCCGAGCCTGATCGAGGCGCCGCCCGTGTCGCTGCCCGAGGGCGCGGACCCCCTGCCCGACGACGCCTCGGTGGAGCTCCAGATCACGATCGCCGCGGACGGGACGGTGAGCGAGGTCCAGGTGCTGACCCCGCTGCGCGAGGACGTGGACGCGCTGGTGATGGAGGCGGCGCAGCAGATGCGCTTCGAGCCGGCTACGCGCGACGGCGCGCCGATCCCGGCCCGGGTCCGCTTCCGCTACCGCATCACGCCGCCCGCGCCTCCGCCCGAAGAGGCGCCGCCGGAGGAGCGCCGCTCCGCCGCGGAGGCGATGCAGGCCGAGGCCCCGCTCGGCGGCGACCCGACCGGGCTGGACGTCTCCGAGATGGAGGCCGACGTGCAGGAGCTGGGCGTGACCGCGGTGACGGACCGTGTGGAGCCCGGCGCGGCGGAGCGCATCACGCTCTCGGCCGAGGAGCTGACCACGGTGCCCGGCACCTTCGGCGAGCCGCTGCGGGTGGTGGCCACCCTCCCCGGCGTGGCCCGCAGCCCCTTCGGGCTCGGCTTCTTCCTCGTCCGCGGCGCGGCGTTCAACAACACCGGCTTCTTCGTCGACGGCTTCCCGGTCCCGCTGCTCTATCACCTCGGCGCGGGCCCGGCGGTGATCTCGAGCCGGCTCGTCTCGGAGCTCAACTTCTACCCGGGCGGCTACCCCGCGATGTTCGGCCGCTTCAGCGCGGGCGTGATCTCGGTCGAGACCGAGGCCCCGGACGTGCGCAGCCCCCGCGGCGAGCTGGAGATCGACATCTTCCGCGCGAGCCTGCTCGCGGTGATCCCCTTCGACGAGCAGCGCGGCTCGATCGCCGTCGCCTTCCGCCGCAGCTACTACGATCTCTTGCTCCCGCTCGTCGTGGACGGGCTCGACATCAACTACACCGACTACCAGGTCCGGACCGACTACCGCGTCGACTCGCGCATGTCCCTGAGCCTCTTCGTCTTCGGCTCGGACGACGTGCTCGACCAGACGGGGAGCTTCGGCGGCGGCATGGCGAGCGAGGGGGTCCAGACCCGGCTCGGCTACGACTTCCAGCGCATCATCGGGCGCATCGACCTGCGCCTGCCGCACCGCGCGCGTGTGCGCCTCAGCGGCATGCTCGGCCGCGACGGGAACACCTTCACCAACTCTTCGCCCGGCTCGGACCCGCTCGTCTTCGCGCTGCAGAACAGCTACGCCGCCTTCCGGCTCGACGCGCAGATCCCCTGGATCGACGAGCTCGAGACGCGCTTCGGGCTGGACATCAACGCGACGCTCTTCGACGTCAACGCGACCGCCTTCGTGCCGAACGGGCTCGGCCAGTACCCCGCGCCGCTCTTCACGCCCCAGGCGGCGCCGATCGATCTGACGGTCGTGCGGGCGCTCGGCGCGTTCTACGTCGACCAGATCATCCGGCTCGGCCCGGTCGAGATCAGCGCGGCGGGCCGCTTCGACTACATGCGCTACGGGGACGTCTCGGAGGTCTTCCCCGACCCGCGCCTCGTGGTGCGCTGGCAGGTGGTGCCGGAGCTGCTCTTGAAGGCGGCGAGCGGGCTCTTCACGCAGCCGCCGAGCGTCTTTCAGATCACACGCCAGACGGGGAGCGCGGATCTGGCGCCGAACCGCGCGTGGCAGAGCTCCGCGGGCCTCGAGCTGACGCTGCCCGAGCGCATCGAGGTCCACACGACGGGCTTCTACAGCCAGATGTTCGACATCTCGCGACAGGTCAACCGGGTGATCAGCACGCCCGAGGGGCCGCGCCGGCAGTTCTTCGTCGCCGACGGCGAGGGGCGCGCCTACGGGCTCGAGCTGCTCATCCGGCGCAAGGTCGAGCGCGGCCTCTACGGGTGGCTCAGCTACACCCTCAGCCGCAGCGAGCGGCGCAACGACGGCGGCACGTGGGAGCCCTTCGTGTTCGACCAGACCCACATCCTGAACCTCGCCGCGAGCTACGCCTTCGACGGCTGGCGCTTCGGCGCCGCCTTCCAGCTCGCGACCGGCCGGCCGACCTCGACCCTCGTGGGGACCATCCAGGACCTCGACGAGGACGGCTTCGACCCGAGCTTCCGCGACATGGGCGAGCGGCTCGACACCTTCACCCGGCTCGACATCCGCATCGACCGCGACTTCGACATCGGCCCGATCCGCGGCTCGATCTATCTGGACGTGCAGAACGTCTACAACGCGACCAACAACGAAGGCGTGCTCTTCTCCTTCGACTACGCGCAGAAGGCCAACTTGCCGGGCCTGCCCATCCTGCCCGCGATCGGCATCCGGGGGATCCTCGAATGA